One region of Bradyrhizobium betae genomic DNA includes:
- the ugpB gene encoding sn-glycerol-3-phosphate ABC transporter substrate-binding protein UgpB has translation MSAWRLLQIVAASAALTLTSQVHAATDIAWWHAMSGELGRQLEKLAADFNASQTDYRIVPTFKGNYTETVTAAIFAFRSRSQPAIVQVNEVATATMTAAKGAIYPVFTLMRDMNEPFSLADYLPAVSGYYTDAAGNLLSFPFNSSTPILYYNKAMFRDAGLDPETPPKTWPELGLAAKRLRDRGAVCGFTTSWPSWIHIENFSAFHNLPLATRANGFAGLDAELTINNPVIVKHVAQLAEWQKTKLFDYSGRGQSAEPRFQNGECGIFIGSSATRADIKANSKFETGYGMMPYWPDVKDAPQNSIIGGATLWVLRDRPREEYKGVARFFAYLSQPGVQAAWHQNTGYLPVTRAAFELTRAQGFYERNPGTAISFEEITLHPPTENSKGIRLGSFVLIRGAIEDELEQAFAGQKSAQRALDGAVERGNKILRQFERASPDR, from the coding sequence ATGTCAGCATGGCGCCTCTTGCAGATCGTTGCCGCTTCCGCGGCCCTCACGCTCACCTCGCAGGTTCATGCCGCCACCGACATCGCGTGGTGGCATGCCATGTCGGGCGAGCTCGGCCGGCAACTGGAAAAGCTCGCCGCCGACTTCAACGCCTCGCAGACGGACTATCGCATCGTGCCCACCTTCAAGGGCAATTACACCGAGACGGTGACGGCTGCGATCTTCGCCTTCCGCTCGCGCAGCCAGCCGGCGATCGTCCAGGTCAACGAGGTCGCCACCGCGACCATGACCGCGGCCAAGGGCGCGATCTATCCGGTGTTCACGTTGATGCGCGACATGAACGAGCCGTTCTCGCTGGCCGATTATCTCCCCGCGGTCTCCGGCTACTACACCGACGCGGCCGGCAATCTCCTGTCGTTCCCGTTCAATTCGTCGACGCCGATCCTGTACTACAACAAGGCCATGTTCCGCGACGCGGGCCTCGATCCGGAGACGCCGCCGAAGACCTGGCCCGAGCTCGGGCTTGCCGCTAAACGCCTGCGCGATCGCGGCGCGGTGTGCGGCTTCACCACGTCGTGGCCATCTTGGATCCACATCGAGAATTTCTCCGCCTTCCACAATTTGCCGCTGGCGACCCGCGCCAACGGTTTTGCCGGGCTCGATGCGGAGCTGACCATCAACAATCCTGTTATCGTCAAGCACGTCGCCCAGCTCGCCGAATGGCAGAAGACGAAACTGTTCGACTATAGCGGCCGCGGGCAGTCGGCCGAGCCGCGCTTCCAGAACGGCGAATGCGGCATCTTCATCGGCTCCTCGGCGACGCGCGCCGACATCAAGGCGAACTCGAAGTTCGAGACCGGCTACGGCATGATGCCGTATTGGCCGGACGTGAAGGACGCGCCGCAGAACTCGATCATCGGCGGCGCCACGCTCTGGGTGCTGCGCGACCGGCCGCGCGAGGAATACAAGGGCGTGGCGCGGTTCTTCGCCTATCTGTCGCAGCCCGGCGTGCAGGCGGCCTGGCACCAGAACACCGGCTACCTGCCTGTGACCCGCGCCGCCTTCGAGCTGACGCGCGCGCAGGGCTTCTACGAGCGCAATCCGGGCACGGCGATCTCGTTCGAGGAGATCACGCTGCATCCGCCGACCGAGAATTCGAAGGGCATCCGGCTCGGCTCCTTCGTGCTGATCCGCGGCGCGATCGAGGACGAGCTGGAGCAGGCCTTTGCCGGCCAGAAGAGCGCGCAACGCGCGCTCGATGGCGCGGTCGAGCGCGGCAACAAGATCCTGCGCCAGTTCGAGCGTGCCAGTCCGGACCGGTAG